aatgacATCTTCGTATTCCATTCTTTGGTAGCAACACAAGCTCCACGGACACTTCATTTTAATTCGAATTTTCCACGTTTTCCAATTCGaggctttttgcttttttgcttaATACACCTTATTCTATAACATTCTATAACAGAAGTTTTTGATACCTTGCGGTTATCTacatttcctttatttctctaAAAATCGAGACAAAATTCCCTCATTTAGAAGTATGTAATCTCCTTCATTCCCTGAAATCCTCTTCAGTCTCTCCCGTAGAGTTTCAATTCCCTCCTTCTGAACTCCCACTTAAATTTTTATCTGTACAATCGAAAAAACCTCAtaattcataaaataaataaaaatagaactcATAAAATATAGAACTCAACTCGAGAACGGAATAAAACTCATAAAATCACGATTTTCCGACAAATTCTCATCCAGCTGCTTTTACAGATCGtcgcttgtttttctttgctgatCGGCTCCTTCGTTGTGCCTGCACTGACCAAAAATGACACATTTGACCAATGGCGAACAGTGTTTCTTATTTACGCTTTCGTGCTTACACTGTCCAACACAATCTTCATCGCGTTCGCAAGGTTCGTTTGCATTTATTGACTGAATGATCGCTCAAATACGGTTTAATCGGACAAGTGAAATGCAAATCCCACAGTTTGCGTTTTCATTCGTTGTCCGTAAAGTAAGCCCGCCATGTCGGGCGGCAGATGGGGaagattattttgaaatatggCAAAGCAAAGGGTCTTTTTTTACGGATATCAGGTATGGTCTGGGATTACATTACTTTAATAGATATAACATCGAATTTATTCTATGCAAAACTCAACAAATCTCTTATATCCATTTTCTTACCGTCGCAATACTGGACACAAAAGGCATTGGGAGCTCAATAGTAAAGAGGCTTAAAAGAGCTGGgtaaaaaggcaaaaaaattacagaagtAAGTCATATCAACAGCAAGTGATTCCATAAATATAGCAGAGGGACCTCCCTTACAAGAAAATCACGCCAGAACTTAGGACACCATACTAGTGCTACTAATTATAtaaataccagtctgaatgtccggctaaagccggacttcagactggtGTTTactactcgaagtatgggtgttcttcctgttttccccaacagctatcaaagaatgatgttctaacataaaatgacgttaTTGCGCagttattgcgcaccgatccgacgccgtaggacccatCACACCCCATTTCGAAGCTATCTGGTGTTGGCGCACTTGcaattcgacgccattggaccgtcgcacctgcttctataggtatctggcaccgatggacccgtcgcacccactttatacctttctagcgtcgaggcactaattcgacgccggtggacccgtcgtacccccttctataggtatctggcgccggcgcaccaatctgacgccggttgacccgtcgcaccgcttctataggtatctggcaccaatggacccgtcgcacccactttatagctttctagcgtcgaggcactaattcgacgccggtggacccgtcgtacccccttctataggtatctggcgccggcgcaccaatctgacgccggttgacccgtcgcaccgcttctataggtatctggcaccaatggacccgtcgcacccactttatagctttctagcgtcgaggcactaattcgacgccggtggacccgtcgtacccccttctataggtatctggcgccggcgcaccaatctgacgccggttgACCCGTCCcaccgcttctataggtatctggcgcctgtggacccgtcgcatccccttctatagatatctggcgccggcgcaccaatctgacgccggtggacccgtcgcacccgttTCTAtgcgtatctggcgccggtgaacccgtcgcatCTCCTTCTATAGCTCACGTGGCGGGGATGAagccttttaacgcctgaagagcagcgcaagcggaagatgaggacttttaaacttcagctcgactacgttcgggcgaggaacattcctcagtcagatatccgaaaatctagatcCGTTTGGGACGTCCCGTTCGACTCTGAACAccatccagttcttctcagcttaaAGATATGGTTGAAGTtgaagagaaaccgaggagttcctcttcaactgaaaatcgacatgtcaagtctgaaagacgaagaatgcagaacgaaattccgccaacgtgtgtctattcatgctGAGTaaggaccaggaagaagcttagcgatgtggattccttcacaacgtgcatccaggacgctgcaagggaaacgctcccggttctattgccgcggaagaagtttgtctttgcatctgcggaaacaaaatccacatacaattctgtatgtgtcgcgcgcagcgctggtgacttcaaccaggagaAGCGTCACAGAAGGAAGCTgcatcgtcaactgcaacaagaccgcgataacgagtggacgtcaagagcgatgaaGTTTGAGAAGGTGTGGAAGGACAGGAACCTgtggaaagcctatgctctactaaaacagtgtacaggcaaaattaaaaaatgtttccctgtcctcaacactgccaatggggtagctgtcggtgaagcaatccttccaatttggaagcaACACTTCATGACGTTGCTGAACCgtctagcaccgtcagcttctgaactcgaacacgttcatagaccgacatatgcggttaacgaggagccaccgaccgagtcggaggtcctggtctgtattcaaaaaatgaagaatggaaaatgtggtggagacgacgggattagcgcagaaatgctaaaatatcttcctccgtctgggattcgtgagatgacaaagatcatccgttcaatatgaatagacgaaaggatacctgattcgtggagataCGCTATCagaattcccctccacaagaagttatccatcACGGACCaaaggaattatcgaggaatctcatAGCTGCGTGTTAcgtacaaggtactggagcgcattatcctggaccgactcatttaacattgcgaagaaacaacgcgcgacgagcaagctggctgtCGTCCTGGCcgggtgttcatcgtcaggagagcgatcgaaatctggcagcggtattcgaagcaaatgcaactagcgtttatGGACTTTGAAgacgcgttcgactctcctcaccgaggctgtcttctcaacgcgctccgcgccgatggagtaccaggaaagctCGTTCgtttgcttgatgacatgaatcaatgaacaactgctgcagtttgaacaccagccggatgtacaacaccgtttgaagtggtaactggagtaagacaaggggcagtggcaggacctttcctattcaatttcgcaatcgacgactttatgcgaagaacagtcgaccagtgtcctgccgacattgtcttagcaccatcaggtgccccttgactgacctcgagtacgccgacgatgttgttatattcgtggaaatcagtacgaaacttcaacatgttgtcaaccttgtatcgaagctggctgcagcctatgggctacgcctacgccctgataaatgcaagcagatgtggatctcttcgagacctcgaacgggaatcagggtggacggacaaccgatagaactcgtcgatgagttctgttacttaggctgtacgctgaagaagaatggcagctacgagagagatgttcagcaaagatgcgctaaggccac
This window of the Necator americanus strain Aroian chromosome III, whole genome shotgun sequence genome carries:
- a CDS encoding hypothetical protein (NECATOR_CHRIII.G10212.T1), yielding MLKFRTDFHEYNNIVGVLEVSQGAPDGAKTMSAGHWSTVLRIKSSIAKLNRKGPATAPCLTPVTTSNGVVHPAGVQTAAVVH